The Nostoc sp. PCC 7524 nucleotide sequence TCGCTGCATCTGTTAATACTTTGCTAGAATCGTTTTTGCTAATTTTCTCGGTTTGAGTGAATGTCTGAGAGTTAGCGTTAATTGTTTGCCTTCTGCCAGAAGCATAAACTAATTCTCTGGCGACAAACCGGACACCTCTGATATTATTTTGATCGTTTCTGTCTGTGGAAAATCTGCCGTCAAAATATACTGGTTCTAGTTGTCCAACAACTTCAGTACCAGCAGGAATCAACACATTTCTATTCCGATCAATGATATTGTTAGCAATTCTCAAGGTTAGCGGTAAGGTTTCTCCACGAGTAACAACGATTTTTTCCTTATCGTATCTAACAGGAAAATTCACCCCAGCCGGGATAATAGTTGTTCTACTTTGCCCAATATTATATTGAGCATGAGCAGCAGGGGCAAAGGCAATCATCGGAGTGATAGCACCTGTAGTCACTGTGATTGCCATGAGTGCGGCGGCTCCAGATTGGCAATAATTCCGATAGTTCATAAATAGCTATGGTATTCATACTGTGATATCTATCAATGACGAGGACTTACTGAGATTGTTTCTGAGTGTTTTGCAACCTGTGCATAAGCATTGTTCCCCACATTGAGGCTTTGAGGGGCAGATGTAGGTTTTTTACGTTCTGCCCAGAAAACCCTGGCTTTAAGGTGTAGGGGATGAAATAATTTAATTTCTGGTAGTTCCTAATCTTTGGAATTCCACAAGTGGAGGAGAGATTTTCACTATGTTTTGATGTTGAGCAAATTGAATTTTCATTTATAGAGAGTAAAAATAATTTGTCTCACCAGAAAAATTCACTCATCAATAATGTAAATTTTTGTAAATTTGCGGTCTTCTAGACTAGAAAGCTGATAAACACCTAGCTAAACTATCAAAGAGTGCATCTGTACTGCTAGTTAAAAAAATGTAGATGTGGCGATATAGCCTGAATGATCCCAGTACAACTTATCCTCAAAAACTTTCTGAGTTACCGTGATGCGACTGTAGATTTTCGGGGTTTGCACACGGCTTGTATTTGTGGTGCTAATGGAGCGGGTAAATCATCCCTGCTCGAAGCAATTACATGGGCAGTTTGGGGTGAAAGCCGAGCTGCTGCTGAAGACGATGTGATTCATTCTGGTGCTAAAGAAGTTAGGGTTGATTTCACTTTCCAAAACAACCAACAAACATATCGCATCATCCGCACTAGAGTTCGGGGTGCGGCTGGGGTTTTAGAATTTCAAATTGAAACGCCCTCTGGGTTTCGTCCCCTGACTGCTAAGGGAGTCCGAGCCACCCAGGAATTGATTTTAGAATACATTAAGATAGATTACGATACTTTTATTAATTCTGCTTATTTGCGTCAAGGACGTGCAGATGAATTCATGCTCAAACGTCCTAGCGAAAGGAAAGAGATTTTAGCAGAGTTACTCAAGCTCAATCAATATGATCAATTAGAGGAAAGAGCTAAAGAATTATCGCGGCAATGTAAAGCTAGAGCCGAAGAACTAGAGCGTTCTTTGGAGTCGATTAAAACTCAGTTACAACAACGCCAGACAACTCAAGCTCAACGGGCAGAATTAGAAGCTGAAATTAACAAACTACAACAAATACAAGCTTTCGACAATATTCAACTGCAAAGTTTGCAAGTTGTCCAACATCAACGTACAAATTGGGAACAACAGCTGAACTTTGTCAGGCAGCAATATCAAAATTTAACTCAAGATTGCGATCGCCTACAACAAGAGCAAGGAGCATTACAAAGTCAAATTGCCCAATTAACAGCCTTACTCAACCAAGAAACGGAGATAAAAAACGGCTACGCCCATTATCAAAATCTGCAATCGGAAGAAGAAGCCTTCGCCCTGAAATTTGAACAACATACTCAAGCTACGGCACTCCGGCAACAAAAACAGCAACAACTCACTAAACAAATTCACGAGTTAGAAAGGCAACTACAACAAGTTCAAGGACAACTGGCAGCTTTACAACAGCAAGAGCAAGAAATTCACCAAACCCTGGCTAAATCCGGGGAAATTGAATCTGCCTTAGCCCAACTCGCCGCCGCCCGTCGTCATCTAGCTCATTTAGATGAACTACAGATGCAAGTTGCGCCTTTATTGCAGCAACGACAAAATTTACAAAGTCATTTAGATCGGGTTCATGCTGGGTTGGTAGCGCGACTAGAACAGCTACAAGCTACAGAAAACCAACTCAAACGAGCTTCGCAACGCCAACCCCAACTGCAACAAGCAGTGATGGAAGTCGCAATGCAGATTGATCAAATGGAGAAGGATCGGGTTTATCTGCAACGAGTTCAGGAAAAAGGACAAGAAAGACGACACTTTATAGAACGTCTGCAAGCTCAACACCGGGAATATGAAAGATTATTGGGAGAGTTAGAGCAGAAATTGCAAATGCTGCGTCATCCCGATGCTATCTGTCCATTATGTGAACGCCCTTTGGATGAACATCATTGGAATCGGGTAGTAGACAAAACCAAAGATGAGTACAAAGAGACTGAGGGGCAGTTGTGGGTATTTCGGGAACAAATGGCGGTTTCAGATAGAGAAATTCAACTATTGAGGCAAGAATACCGGGAAATAGCCCAGAAATTGCAAGTTTATGACACCTTAAGAGAGCAAAGAGGACAATTAGCCGCGCAATTACAATCTACCAGTGACGCAGAACAACAGTTACAGCAATTAGCTGCCGAAAGACAACATCTAGAGCGATCGCTCCAAGCTGGTGATTACGCCTCAGCCCAACAAGCCGAACTCCGACAATTAGAACAATATCTGCAACAACTGAATTACAATGAGCAAGACCATGCTCTGGCGCGAAGCGAAGTAGAAAGGTGGCGGTGGGCAGAAATTAAACAAGGGCAAATCAAAGACGCGGCTAAACGTCAAGCCCAACTAGCAGCCCGTAAACCAGAATTACAAGCCCAAATCACTCAATTACAAACGAGAATCCAGCAAGAGCAAATAGACTCTGACTGTGCCAGACAAATCAAGGCTTTGGAGGCGCAAATCAACGAAATTGGCTATAGTTCTGAGCAGCACAACAACCTCCGCACTGCCCTCCGTCAAGCCCAATCTTGGCAATTACGCTATCAGCAATTGGTATCAGCCCAACAACAATATCCCCAACTCCAAGGGCGATTACAAGATTTAGCAACATCTAGAACCGCCAGATTGCAAGAGCGTGAACAACTAGCTACCCAAATTACCAGCATTGAGCAACAGTTAGCTGCATCTGCCAATCCCATTGAGCAGATTCAAGCTTTAGAGCAACAAATAGCCACCCGCAGACGACAACTTGATGAATGTATCAGTCAGTTGGGGCGTTTAGAACAGTTGGTACTGCAACTAGAAAATCTGCAAACTCAGTATGAGGAACAGCAGCAACAACTGCAATCATGCAAACGACAACATCGAGTATATCAGGAATTAACGCAAGCGTTTGGTAAAAATGGCATCCAAGCTTTGATGATTGAGAATGTGTTACCTCAATTAGAAGCGGAGACAAATCAATTACTTTCCCGACTGAGTGGGAATCAGTTACACGTACAATTTATTACCCAAAAGGCAGGACGACACGGCAAATCTACCAAGAAAAATGCCAAATTAATTGACACCTTAGATATTTTAATTGCCGATGCCAGAGGCACACGCGCCTATGAGACGTACTCTGGTGGGGAAGCATTTAGAATTAACTTTGCAATTCGGTTAGCCTTGGCGAAATTATTAGCACAAAGAGCTGGAGCAGCATTGCAATTATTGATTGTAGATGAAGGTTTTGGGACACAGGACGCGGAAGGATGCGATCGCCTGATTGCTGCTATTAATGCGATCGCCAATGATTTTGCCTGCATCCTCACCGTCACCCATATGCC carries:
- the sbcC gene encoding exonuclease subunit SbcC; protein product: MIPVQLILKNFLSYRDATVDFRGLHTACICGANGAGKSSLLEAITWAVWGESRAAAEDDVIHSGAKEVRVDFTFQNNQQTYRIIRTRVRGAAGVLEFQIETPSGFRPLTAKGVRATQELILEYIKIDYDTFINSAYLRQGRADEFMLKRPSERKEILAELLKLNQYDQLEERAKELSRQCKARAEELERSLESIKTQLQQRQTTQAQRAELEAEINKLQQIQAFDNIQLQSLQVVQHQRTNWEQQLNFVRQQYQNLTQDCDRLQQEQGALQSQIAQLTALLNQETEIKNGYAHYQNLQSEEEAFALKFEQHTQATALRQQKQQQLTKQIHELERQLQQVQGQLAALQQQEQEIHQTLAKSGEIESALAQLAAARRHLAHLDELQMQVAPLLQQRQNLQSHLDRVHAGLVARLEQLQATENQLKRASQRQPQLQQAVMEVAMQIDQMEKDRVYLQRVQEKGQERRHFIERLQAQHREYERLLGELEQKLQMLRHPDAICPLCERPLDEHHWNRVVDKTKDEYKETEGQLWVFREQMAVSDREIQLLRQEYREIAQKLQVYDTLREQRGQLAAQLQSTSDAEQQLQQLAAERQHLERSLQAGDYASAQQAELRQLEQYLQQLNYNEQDHALARSEVERWRWAEIKQGQIKDAAKRQAQLAARKPELQAQITQLQTRIQQEQIDSDCARQIKALEAQINEIGYSSEQHNNLRTALRQAQSWQLRYQQLVSAQQQYPQLQGRLQDLATSRTARLQEREQLATQITSIEQQLAASANPIEQIQALEQQIATRRRQLDECISQLGRLEQLVLQLENLQTQYEEQQQQLQSCKRQHRVYQELTQAFGKNGIQALMIENVLPQLEAETNQLLSRLSGNQLHVQFITQKAGRHGKSTKKNAKLIDTLDILIADARGTRAYETYSGGEAFRINFAIRLALAKLLAQRAGAALQLLIVDEGFGTQDAEGCDRLIAAINAIANDFACILTVTHMPHLKEAFQARIEVNKNQQGSQVRLLT